One region of Streptomyces subrutilus genomic DNA includes:
- the eat gene encoding ethanolamine permease produces MADDIEARLSAVPAPTPSPKGGGSHDDYLERRTLRRGSAGWLLLTGLGVAYVVSGDFSGWNVGLDKGGFGGLAIATVLMGAMYACLVFSLAELSTILPTAGGGYGFARRALGPWGGFLTGTAILIEYILAPAAIVIFIGDYVESLGLFGLTSSWPVYLGCFVVFVGVHLWGVGEALRFSLVVTAIAVAALLIFAVGALTEFDASGLDDIPVDASAFGSNSWLPMGLLGIWAAFPFGMWFFLGVEGVPLAAEEAKDPVRSMPKALAISMGILALLALVTFFAATGAQGADAVKSAGNPLVVALEGDGGPTALSRFVNYAGLAGLVASFFSLIYAGSRQLFALSRAGYLPRFLSLTSQRKAPYLGLIIPGAIGFALAAATGNGARMLNIAVFGATISYALMALSHIVLRRREPALERPYRTPGGVLTSSVAFALALSALVATFLVDKDAAFIALAVYAVALAYFALYSRHHLVASAPEEEFAALAQAEAELTRD; encoded by the coding sequence ATGGCCGACGACATCGAGGCACGGCTGAGCGCCGTACCCGCACCCACCCCGTCCCCCAAGGGCGGCGGCAGCCACGACGACTACCTGGAACGCCGCACGCTGCGCCGGGGCAGCGCCGGCTGGCTGCTGCTGACCGGTCTCGGCGTCGCGTACGTGGTCTCCGGCGACTTCTCCGGCTGGAACGTCGGCCTCGACAAGGGCGGCTTCGGCGGTCTCGCCATCGCCACCGTCCTGATGGGCGCGATGTACGCGTGCCTGGTCTTCTCCCTGGCGGAGCTCTCCACCATCCTGCCCACGGCGGGCGGCGGGTACGGATTCGCCCGCCGCGCCCTCGGCCCCTGGGGCGGCTTCCTCACCGGTACCGCCATCCTGATCGAGTACATCCTGGCCCCGGCCGCGATCGTCATCTTCATCGGCGACTACGTCGAGTCCCTCGGCCTCTTCGGCCTCACCTCCAGCTGGCCCGTCTACCTCGGCTGCTTCGTCGTCTTCGTCGGGGTCCACCTGTGGGGCGTCGGCGAGGCGCTGCGCTTCAGCCTGGTCGTGACCGCGATCGCCGTCGCCGCGCTGCTGATCTTCGCGGTGGGAGCCCTCACCGAGTTCGACGCCTCCGGCCTGGACGACATCCCGGTCGACGCGAGCGCCTTCGGCTCGAACTCCTGGCTGCCGATGGGGCTGCTGGGCATCTGGGCCGCGTTCCCCTTCGGCATGTGGTTCTTCCTGGGCGTGGAGGGCGTACCGCTGGCCGCCGAGGAGGCCAAGGACCCGGTCCGCTCCATGCCGAAGGCGCTGGCGATCTCCATGGGCATCCTCGCCCTGCTGGCCCTGGTCACCTTCTTCGCGGCGACCGGCGCGCAGGGCGCGGACGCCGTCAAGTCGGCGGGCAACCCGCTGGTCGTGGCGCTGGAGGGGGACGGCGGCCCGACCGCGCTGAGCCGCTTCGTCAACTACGCGGGCCTGGCCGGGCTGGTGGCCTCCTTCTTCTCCCTGATCTACGCGGGCTCCCGCCAGCTCTTCGCCCTCTCCCGGGCCGGCTACCTGCCGCGCTTCCTCTCGCTCACCTCGCAGCGCAAGGCCCCCTACCTGGGCCTGATCATCCCCGGCGCGATCGGCTTCGCCCTCGCCGCGGCCACCGGCAACGGCGCCCGCATGCTCAACATCGCGGTGTTCGGCGCGACCATCTCCTACGCCCTGATGGCCCTCTCGCACATCGTGCTGCGCCGCCGGGAGCCGGCCTTGGAGCGGCCGTACCGCACTCCGGGCGGCGTCCTGACCTCCTCGGTGGCCTTCGCGCTCGCCCTCTCGGCCCTGGTCGCCACCTTCCTGGTGGACAAGGACGCCGCCTTCATCGCGCTGGCCGTGTACGCCGTCGCCCTGGCCTATTTCGCGCTCTACAGTCGGCACCACCTCGTAGCCTCGGCTCCCGAGGAGGAGTTCGCGGCGCTGGCGCAGGCCGAGGCGGAACTGACCCGCGACTGA
- a CDS encoding FadR/GntR family transcriptional regulator — MTDTASEGGAIARLNPVLRQVRAGNGFEEALEQILQVVRLGLVPGGERLPPERELAERMGISRVTLREVLKVLQDQGLVEARRGRYGGTFVLPRPDTPAGGAEEELRRRVAGVDIEDALRFREVLEVGAAGLCASQGLTEEGAERLLGALAATHDAPLADYRRQDTLFHLTLCELAGSATLTAQYAAVRATVNDLLDCIPLLVRNLEHSQQQHTALVESVLEGDADGARETMREHCCGTAALLRGFLA; from the coding sequence ATGACCGACACGGCGAGCGAGGGTGGCGCGATCGCGCGGCTGAATCCCGTGCTGCGACAGGTGCGGGCGGGCAACGGGTTCGAGGAGGCGCTGGAGCAGATCCTCCAGGTGGTCCGGCTGGGCCTGGTGCCGGGCGGCGAACGGTTGCCGCCCGAGCGCGAGTTGGCCGAGCGGATGGGGATCAGCCGGGTCACCCTGCGCGAGGTCCTGAAGGTACTGCAGGACCAGGGGCTGGTGGAGGCGCGGCGCGGCCGGTACGGCGGGACGTTCGTGCTGCCCCGGCCGGACACCCCGGCGGGCGGCGCCGAGGAGGAGCTGCGCCGGCGCGTCGCGGGCGTGGACATCGAGGACGCCCTGCGGTTCCGCGAGGTCCTGGAGGTGGGGGCGGCCGGCCTGTGCGCCTCGCAGGGGCTGACCGAGGAGGGCGCCGAACGGCTGCTCGGCGCCCTGGCCGCCACCCACGACGCCCCCCTCGCCGACTACCGGCGCCAGGACACCCTCTTCCACCTGACCCTGTGCGAACTGGCCGGATCCGCCACCCTGACGGCCCAGTACGCCGCCGTCCGGGCCACGGTCAACGACCTGCTGGACTGCATCCCGCTGCTGGTGCGCAACCTGGAGCACTCGCAGCAGCAGCACACGGCGCTGGTGGAGTCCGTGCTGGAAGGGGACGCCGACGGGGCCCGCGAGACGATGCGCGAGCACTGCTGCGGCACGGCGGCGCTGCTGCGGGGCTTCCTGGCGTGA
- a CDS encoding gamma-glutamyl-gamma-aminobutyrate hydrolase family protein yields the protein MPRPLIGITTYIEDSTRYGVWDLPTSLVPAGYYELVQAAGGAAVLLPPDEPGAAAEVLSRVDGLVVAGGPDVDPVHYGAARDPRTGPPATVRDHWELALIAAALDADLPVLGVCRGMQALNVALGGTLVQHLDGHFDTPGAMSWHPVRPVPGTRYAALVPEEAEVPTYHHQAVDRLGRGLIASAHAADGTVEAIELPDPARWVLGVQWHPERDKDTRVMSALVAAAASHTAIPVP from the coding sequence GTGCCACGGCCGCTCATCGGCATCACCACCTACATCGAGGACTCCACCCGCTACGGGGTGTGGGACCTCCCGACGTCCCTGGTCCCCGCGGGGTACTACGAACTCGTCCAGGCGGCGGGCGGCGCGGCCGTGCTGCTGCCGCCGGACGAGCCGGGGGCGGCGGCGGAGGTGCTGAGCCGGGTGGACGGCCTGGTCGTCGCGGGCGGCCCCGACGTGGACCCGGTCCATTACGGGGCCGCCCGCGACCCGCGTACGGGCCCGCCCGCGACGGTGCGCGACCACTGGGAGCTGGCCCTGATCGCGGCCGCGCTGGACGCGGACCTGCCCGTCCTCGGCGTCTGCCGGGGCATGCAGGCCCTCAACGTCGCCCTGGGCGGCACGCTCGTCCAGCACCTCGACGGCCACTTCGACACTCCGGGCGCCATGTCCTGGCACCCGGTCCGCCCGGTCCCGGGGACCCGGTACGCGGCCCTGGTCCCGGAGGAGGCGGAGGTCCCGACCTACCACCACCAGGCCGTCGACCGCCTGGGCCGCGGCCTGATCGCCTCGGCCCACGCGGCCGACGGCACGGTGGAGGCCATCGAACTCCCCGACCCGGCCCGCTGGGTCCTCGGCGTGCAGTGGCACCCCGAACGCGACAAGGACACCCGCGTCATGTCCGCCCTGGTAGCAGCCGCCGCATCCCACACCGCCATCCCGGTGCCCTGA
- a CDS encoding glutamine synthetase family protein, translating to MVDRKPPLAIEELRSLVAGGEIDTVVLAFPDMQGRLQGKRFAAQFFLDEVLAHGTEGCNYLLAVDTDMNTVDGYEMSSWDRGYGDFAMHPDHATLRRLPWNPGSAFLLADLAWNDGTPVVAAPRQILRRQLERLAEHGYAAMVGTELEFMVFQDTYEQAWNANYRGLTPANQYNIDYSVLGTGRIEPLLRRIRNEMQAAGLTVESAKGECNLGQHEIAFRYDEALTTCDQHAVYKTGAKEIAAQEGVSLTFMAKYDEREGNSCHIHLSLADADGRNAMAAGDRDADDQGLGMSPVMRHFLAGQLAALRDFSLLYAPNINSYKRFRPGSFAPTAVAWGVDNRTCALRVVGHGRSMRFENRLPGGDVNPYLAVAGLVAAGIHGIEHGLELPDVCRGNAYTADYAHVPATLREAAELWENSEIAKAAFGPEVVAHYRNMARVELDAYDSAVTDWELRRSFERL from the coding sequence GTGGTAGACCGCAAGCCGCCGCTGGCGATCGAGGAGCTGCGCTCCCTGGTCGCCGGCGGCGAGATCGACACAGTCGTCCTGGCCTTCCCCGACATGCAGGGACGCCTCCAGGGCAAGCGGTTCGCCGCACAGTTCTTCCTCGACGAGGTCCTCGCGCACGGCACCGAGGGCTGCAACTACCTCCTCGCCGTCGACACCGACATGAACACCGTCGACGGGTACGAGATGTCCTCCTGGGACCGGGGCTACGGCGACTTCGCCATGCACCCCGACCACGCCACCCTGCGCCGCCTCCCCTGGAACCCCGGCAGTGCCTTCCTCCTCGCCGACCTCGCCTGGAACGACGGCACTCCGGTCGTCGCCGCCCCCCGGCAGATCCTGCGCCGCCAGCTCGAACGCCTGGCCGAGCACGGCTACGCCGCGATGGTCGGCACCGAGCTGGAGTTCATGGTCTTCCAGGACACCTACGAACAGGCCTGGAACGCCAACTACCGCGGCCTGACCCCCGCCAACCAGTACAACATCGACTACTCCGTCCTCGGCACCGGCCGCATCGAACCCCTGCTGCGCCGCATCCGCAACGAGATGCAGGCCGCGGGCCTGACCGTGGAGTCGGCGAAGGGGGAGTGCAACCTCGGCCAGCACGAGATCGCCTTCCGCTACGACGAGGCGCTGACCACCTGCGACCAGCACGCCGTCTACAAGACCGGCGCGAAGGAGATCGCGGCCCAGGAGGGCGTCTCGCTCACCTTCATGGCCAAGTACGACGAGCGCGAGGGCAACTCCTGCCACATCCACCTCTCCCTGGCCGACGCCGACGGGCGCAACGCGATGGCCGCCGGTGACCGGGACGCCGACGACCAGGGACTCGGCATGTCTCCGGTCATGCGGCACTTCCTGGCCGGCCAGCTCGCCGCGCTGCGCGACTTCTCCCTTCTCTACGCCCCGAACATCAACTCGTACAAGCGTTTCCGGCCGGGATCCTTCGCGCCGACCGCCGTCGCCTGGGGCGTGGACAACCGGACCTGCGCCCTGCGCGTCGTCGGGCACGGCCGCTCCATGCGCTTCGAGAACCGGCTGCCCGGCGGCGACGTCAACCCCTACCTCGCCGTCGCGGGCCTGGTCGCGGCCGGGATCCACGGCATCGAGCACGGCCTCGAACTGCCCGACGTGTGCCGGGGGAACGCCTACACCGCCGACTACGCACACGTCCCGGCGACCCTGCGCGAGGCCGCCGAGCTCTGGGAGAACAGCGAGATCGCCAAGGCCGCCTTCGGCCCCGAGGTCGTCGCCCACTACCGGAACATGGCCCGCGTGGAACTCGACGCCTACGACTCCGCGGTCACCGACTGGGAGCTGCGCCGCTCCTTCGAACGCCTGTAA